Proteins from a genomic interval of Micromonospora sp. NBC_00389:
- a CDS encoding WapI family immunity protein — MEIRSDDGARLRIRPVGYQPGIDPPDDPDRSAPGWRDWLLIEVDARTADGQTWSHHYPSLLVEEARALGSWLRGQAEAAVGPNPPPAVVSFTEPNLTLRTRVIRRRRLELTVEFSAESLPPWMRRPTTAIYPLILTVSADALVVAADQWAGHCEAYPPRTPSRFPARGPLPGPMTHPRRAG; from the coding sequence ATGGAGATCCGGTCCGACGACGGTGCCCGGCTGAGGATCCGCCCAGTGGGCTACCAGCCCGGCATCGATCCGCCCGACGACCCCGACCGGTCCGCACCCGGTTGGCGCGACTGGCTGCTCATCGAGGTCGACGCCCGTACCGCTGACGGTCAGACCTGGTCGCATCACTACCCGAGTCTCCTGGTGGAGGAGGCCCGCGCGCTCGGCAGTTGGCTGCGGGGGCAGGCGGAGGCGGCCGTCGGCCCGAACCCGCCCCCGGCGGTGGTCAGCTTCACCGAACCCAACCTGACCCTGCGAACACGGGTGATCCGCCGCCGCCGGCTGGAGTTGACCGTCGAGTTCTCCGCCGAGTCGCTGCCACCGTGGATGCGCCGCCCGACCACCGCGATCTACCCGCTGATCCTCACCGTCTCCGCGGACGCGCTGGTGGTCGCCGCCGACCAGTGGGCCGGGCACTGCGAGGCGTACCCGCCGCGTACGCCGTCGCGGTTTCCGGCCCGGGGCCCGCTGCCCGGGCCGATGACGCACCCCCGGCGCGCCGGCTGA
- a CDS encoding RNA polymerase sigma factor yields the protein MGDEQVHRTIETVWRIEAGRVIAALAGLVRDVGWAEELAQDALVAALEQWPRDGVPANPGAWLTTVGKRRAIDALRRRSLLERRVAELGHDLGDEQFTPDFDAAFEERIDDDLLRLVFTACHPVLSPQARAALTLRMLGGLKTEEIARAFLVPETTVAQRITRAKKALADAKVPFEVPGVAERGERLASVLEVIYLIFNEGYSATAGDNWMRPALCADALRLARVLQRLMPDEPEVHGLAALLEIQASRTAARVDPTGEPVLLMEQDRGRWDLMLIRRGQAALDRARAADGPPGPFTLQAEIAACHARARTPQETDWARIAAGYAELARVVPSPVVELNRAVAVSFADGPAAGLDLARALADEPALAGYHLLPSVLGDLLAKLGRYDEARFEFARAAQLTSNERERALLLARAADCARGVAPTR from the coding sequence ATGGGGGATGAGCAGGTGCACCGCACCATCGAGACGGTGTGGCGGATCGAGGCCGGGCGGGTGATCGCCGCCCTGGCCGGACTGGTGCGCGACGTCGGCTGGGCCGAGGAGTTGGCCCAGGACGCCCTGGTCGCAGCCCTGGAACAGTGGCCACGCGACGGCGTACCGGCCAACCCGGGCGCCTGGCTGACCACAGTCGGGAAGCGGCGGGCGATCGACGCGCTACGCCGCCGGAGCCTGCTGGAACGCCGGGTCGCCGAGCTCGGGCACGACCTCGGCGACGAGCAGTTCACCCCGGACTTCGACGCCGCCTTCGAGGAACGGATCGACGACGACCTGCTGCGCCTGGTCTTCACCGCCTGCCACCCGGTGCTGTCGCCGCAGGCACGGGCGGCGCTGACCCTGCGGATGCTCGGCGGCCTGAAGACCGAGGAGATCGCCCGGGCGTTCCTGGTGCCCGAGACGACCGTCGCGCAGCGGATCACCCGGGCCAAAAAAGCCCTGGCCGACGCGAAGGTGCCGTTCGAGGTGCCCGGCGTCGCGGAGCGCGGCGAACGGCTCGCCTCCGTGCTGGAGGTGATCTACCTGATCTTCAACGAGGGCTACTCGGCGACCGCCGGCGACAACTGGATGCGCCCGGCCCTCTGCGCGGACGCGCTGCGCCTGGCCCGGGTCCTCCAGCGACTGATGCCCGACGAACCGGAGGTGCACGGGCTCGCCGCGCTGCTGGAGATCCAGGCGTCGCGCACTGCGGCCCGGGTCGACCCCACCGGCGAGCCGGTCCTGCTCATGGAGCAGGACCGGGGACGCTGGGACCTGATGCTGATCCGCCGGGGCCAGGCCGCGCTGGACCGGGCCCGCGCCGCCGACGGACCGCCCGGCCCGTTCACCCTCCAGGCGGAGATCGCGGCCTGCCACGCGCGGGCGCGTACCCCGCAGGAGACGGACTGGGCGCGGATCGCGGCCGGCTACGCGGAGCTGGCCCGGGTCGTGCCGTCGCCGGTCGTGGAGCTGAACCGGGCCGTCGCGGTCTCCTTCGCCGACGGCCCGGCCGCCGGCCTGGACCTGGCCCGGGCGCTGGCCGACGAGCCGGCGCTGGCCGGCTACCACCTGCTGCCCAGCGTGCTCGGGGACCTGTTGGCGAAGCTGGGCCGCTACGACGAGGCGCGGTTTGAGTTCGCCCGGGCCGCTCAGCTCACCAGCAACGAACGCGAGCGTGCGTTGCTGCTCGCCCGCGCCGCCGACTGCGCCCGGGGCGTCGCGCCGACCCGCTGA
- a CDS encoding DUF998 domain-containing protein yields the protein MTTTANAMGAGSAVAGVGSRRTTTRALLAGGAAAGPLFGVVAAAQVLTRDGFDLSRQPLSLLALGDLGWIQITNFVVTGLLALAGAVGLRRTLRGEPAGTWGPALVAVHGVGLIIGGVLVSDPSMGWPTGAPEGAPETLSWHAVGHGVGAALAFGSLTIACLVFGRGWWRAGQRGWAAFSLGCALAVVVVLAWPDQDTVSVRMALACAVIFAWLTALCGRQFAR from the coding sequence ATGACGACGACGGCGAACGCGATGGGCGCTGGGTCCGCGGTGGCGGGCGTCGGCTCCCGGCGTACGACGACAAGGGCGCTGCTGGCCGGCGGGGCCGCCGCCGGTCCGCTGTTCGGGGTGGTGGCCGCGGCCCAGGTGCTCACCCGCGACGGGTTCGACCTGAGCCGGCAACCGCTGAGCCTGCTCGCCCTCGGCGACCTGGGCTGGATCCAGATCACCAACTTCGTGGTGACCGGACTGCTCGCCCTGGCCGGCGCGGTCGGGCTACGGCGGACGCTGCGCGGCGAGCCCGCCGGAACGTGGGGGCCGGCGCTGGTTGCCGTGCACGGTGTCGGGCTGATCATCGGCGGGGTGCTGGTCTCCGACCCGAGCATGGGTTGGCCGACCGGCGCGCCGGAGGGTGCGCCGGAGACGCTGAGCTGGCACGCCGTCGGCCACGGCGTCGGCGCGGCGCTGGCCTTCGGATCGCTGACCATCGCCTGCCTGGTCTTTGGCCGCGGCTGGTGGCGGGCCGGGCAGCGTGGCTGGGCGGCGTTCTCCCTCGGCTGCGCGTTGGCCGTCGTCGTGGTGCTGGCCTGGCCCGACCAGGACACCGTGAGCGTCCGGATGGCGCTCGCCTGCGCCGTCATCTTCGCCTGGCTGACCGCGCTCTGCGGCCGGCAGTTCGCCCGCTGA